CACCGACTGGCGTACGCACGACCCGCGCATCCACCGCGCGTCCGCCGACCGTCCCGCCACCCTCCAGATCGCCTGCGATGTCACCAACCCGCTGCACGGCCCCAACGGCGCGGCGCACATTTACGGCCCGCAAAAAGGCGCATCCCCCGCACAAGCCGCACAACTCGACGCAGGCCTGCGCAAACTCGCGGCTGTGTGGCACAACGCCGGGCTGCCCGTCGTCGCCGACTTCCCCGGCGCGGGCGCGGCCGGCGGCGTCGGCGGCGGGCTGGTCGCGATGCTCGGGGCCGAGCTCTCTCCCGGCGCAGAACTCGTGCTCGATGCCGTCGGTTTCGACGAGCGCCTCGCCCAAGCCGACCTCGTCATCACCGGCGAGGGCAGGCTCGACCGTCAATCACTCAACGGCAAGGCCGCAATGGCCGTCGCGAAACGCGCCAAAGCCGCCGGCGTCCCCTGCATCGCGCTCGTCGGCTGCGTCGGCGACGGCGCGGAACACGCCCTCGAACAAGGCCTGACCGCCTACCACATCATCGGCGAAGGCCTCCCCCCCGAACAATCCATCGCCCAGACCGCCAAGCTGCTGACCCAAACCACGGCAACAATCATCGAGCAGTACATCCCCCACTAAATCACCACCCCCGAAGCCCACAGATTCTATCTGTGGGTCTGTCTATTGATCTCTCCAAGCGCACCGCACAAGCCCCGCCCCGCGCGATATCCTTAACCCACCATGCGCGA
The sequence above is a segment of the Phycisphaeraceae bacterium D3-23 genome. Coding sequences within it:
- a CDS encoding glycerate kinase, encoding MRILIAPDSFKDALPAVDAAKAIADGIGYVLNESEYTTDALAMSDGGEGFVHAMSYSLGESSMHLVETTDPLGRPIRARYALAQATQSQPCTAVIELADASGLERLALHERDPTQTSTFGTGTLIRHALDRGAQRILLGIGGSATTDAALGIAQALGIVIQDEAGRVIKRPITGSDLANVARGNTDWRTHDPRIHRASADRPATLQIACDVTNPLHGPNGAAHIYGPQKGASPAQAAQLDAGLRKLAAVWHNAGLPVVADFPGAGAAGGVGGGLVAMLGAELSPGAELVLDAVGFDERLAQADLVITGEGRLDRQSLNGKAAMAVAKRAKAAGVPCIALVGCVGDGAEHALEQGLTAYHIIGEGLPPEQSIAQTAKLLTQTTATIIEQYIPH